A genomic window from Hyla sarda isolate aHylSar1 chromosome 8, aHylSar1.hap1, whole genome shotgun sequence includes:
- the ASB8 gene encoding ankyrin repeat and SOCS box protein 8 isoform X1 — protein MADRIYYRLYSSGFKKVVLTTMLQMYRKSSLSERLIRTISSIRSLPGDTVESLIRKGADVNSPHDTLMPLHSACMVCDADCVELLLENGANVNALDGYQRTALHYAAEKDETCVEILLEYGADPNALDGNQDTPLHWAAFKNMDVCVQSLLEGGARVNARDYNQDTPLSWAVMKGNLESVRLLLEYGAQPDTANLKGQYPAGRLAVLMGRGLGGEREEECLELLHKACGTLRLRREGGVPPEVARDAQLCERLVKLCSVPGTLKALARRVVRGSLGGCQLSQVVTELPVPKSIQDYVLLLH, from the exons ATGGCGGACCGTATTTACTACCGACTTTACAGTTCGGGGTTTAAGAAAGTTGT GTTGACGACCATGCTCCAAATGTACAGGAAGAGCTCCCTCTCGGAGAGGCTGATTCGCACCATCTCCTCCATCCGCTCTCTGCCTGGAGACACTGTAGAGTCGCTGATCCGCAAG GGGGCTGATGTCAATAGTCCGCATGACACCCTGATGCCTCTACACAGCGCCTGCATGGTGTGCGACGCAGACTGCGTGGAGCTACTCTTGGAGAATGGAGCTAAT GTGAATGCGCTCGATGGCTACCAGCGCACAGCTTTGCACTATGCGGCAGAAAAAGACGAGACCTGTGTGGAGATCCTCCTGGAATATGGTGCCGACCCCAATGCTCTTGATGGTAACCAGGATACCCCTCTACACTGGGCTGCTTTCAAAAATATGGACGTCTGTGTACAGTCATTACTGGAGGGGGGTGCAAGGGTCAATGCCAGGGACTACAACCAGGACACTCCACTAAGCTGGGCAGTTATGAAAGGCAACCTAGAGAGCGTGCGTCTGCTCCTGGAATATGGGGCACAGCCCGACACTGCCAACCTCAAGGGTCAGTACCCAGCTGGGCGACTTGCGGTTCTGATGGGTAGAGGCCTTGGTggggagagggaggaggaatGCCTCGAACTGCTGCACAAAGCTTGTGGTACCCTCAGGTTGAGAAGGGAAGGTGGGGTCCCCCCCGAGGTCGCACGTGATGCCCAGCTTTGTGAACGCCTTGTAAAACTCTGCTCGGTCCCAGGCACCTTAAAGGCTTTGGCGAGGCGGGTGGTGAGGGGCAGCCTCGGTGGATGCCAGTTGTCTCAGGTGGTGACTGAGTTGCCTGTTCCTAAATCCATACAGGACTATGTTCTGCTGCTACACTGA
- the ASB8 gene encoding ankyrin repeat and SOCS box protein 8 isoform X2, with protein MLQMYRKSSLSERLIRTISSIRSLPGDTVESLIRKGADVNSPHDTLMPLHSACMVCDADCVELLLENGANVNALDGYQRTALHYAAEKDETCVEILLEYGADPNALDGNQDTPLHWAAFKNMDVCVQSLLEGGARVNARDYNQDTPLSWAVMKGNLESVRLLLEYGAQPDTANLKGQYPAGRLAVLMGRGLGGEREEECLELLHKACGTLRLRREGGVPPEVARDAQLCERLVKLCSVPGTLKALARRVVRGSLGGCQLSQVVTELPVPKSIQDYVLLLH; from the exons ATGCTCCAAATGTACAGGAAGAGCTCCCTCTCGGAGAGGCTGATTCGCACCATCTCCTCCATCCGCTCTCTGCCTGGAGACACTGTAGAGTCGCTGATCCGCAAG GGGGCTGATGTCAATAGTCCGCATGACACCCTGATGCCTCTACACAGCGCCTGCATGGTGTGCGACGCAGACTGCGTGGAGCTACTCTTGGAGAATGGAGCTAAT GTGAATGCGCTCGATGGCTACCAGCGCACAGCTTTGCACTATGCGGCAGAAAAAGACGAGACCTGTGTGGAGATCCTCCTGGAATATGGTGCCGACCCCAATGCTCTTGATGGTAACCAGGATACCCCTCTACACTGGGCTGCTTTCAAAAATATGGACGTCTGTGTACAGTCATTACTGGAGGGGGGTGCAAGGGTCAATGCCAGGGACTACAACCAGGACACTCCACTAAGCTGGGCAGTTATGAAAGGCAACCTAGAGAGCGTGCGTCTGCTCCTGGAATATGGGGCACAGCCCGACACTGCCAACCTCAAGGGTCAGTACCCAGCTGGGCGACTTGCGGTTCTGATGGGTAGAGGCCTTGGTggggagagggaggaggaatGCCTCGAACTGCTGCACAAAGCTTGTGGTACCCTCAGGTTGAGAAGGGAAGGTGGGGTCCCCCCCGAGGTCGCACGTGATGCCCAGCTTTGTGAACGCCTTGTAAAACTCTGCTCGGTCCCAGGCACCTTAAAGGCTTTGGCGAGGCGGGTGGTGAGGGGCAGCCTCGGTGGATGCCAGTTGTCTCAGGTGGTGACTGAGTTGCCTGTTCCTAAATCCATACAGGACTATGTTCTGCTGCTACACTGA